Proteins from a single region of Lepus europaeus isolate LE1 chromosome 4, mLepTim1.pri, whole genome shotgun sequence:
- the LOC133757499 gene encoding lymphocyte antigen 6D-like, protein MKTVLLLLVALAVATAPARALRCHVCSSTTNCKQPQPCSSSARYCRTMTRVEPLSGNLVTKDCVESCTPSHTMQGQVSSGTTATYCCQGDLCNERLNSAAPGRASHSSALLGPALALGLLALLWAPNL, encoded by the exons ATGAAGACAGTCCTGCTGCTCCTTGTGGCCCTGGCCGTGGCCACGGCGCCAG CTCGGGCCCTGCGCTGCCACGTGTGTTCCAGCACCACCAACTGCAAGcaaccccagccctgctccagcagTGCCCGCTACTGTAGAACCATGACCAGAG TGGAGCCGCTGTCGGGGAACCTGGTGACCAAGGACTGCGTGGAGTCCTGCACCCCCTCACACACCATGCAGGGCCAGGTCAGCAGCGGCACCACGGCCACCTACTGCTGCCAGGGCGACCTGTGCAACGAGAGGCTGAACAGCGCCGCGCCCGGCCGCGCCTCGCACAGCAGCGCCCTCCTCGGCCCTGCGCTGGCCCTCGGCCTCCTCGCCCTGCTCTGGGCCCCCAACCTGtga